From Streptomyces yatensis, one genomic window encodes:
- a CDS encoding beta-ketoacyl-[acyl-carrier-protein] synthase family protein, which produces MTAPARDGSAVATHRVVLTGFGVFSSIGVGAAEFAEGLRSGRSGAKPITAFDTEGFAHAKGCEIVDFEPEKWIRNLDVAELGRASQFSAAAARMAVEDANLDLDVLREQRGLISIGTTDGESFDLDQLVESQIAHGPEKMDSTIARRVRAGRLSAAVAHELGLTDVEAVTIPTACAAGNYAIGYGFDAVRTGEVDFALCGGADAMCRKTFAGFYRLGTIAPELCQPFDVDRKGILTGEGAGVLVLESLESALARGARIYAEVLGYGLNCDAYHQVAPNQSSVARCMALALDNAGVKPGEVDLVSAHGTGTKANDVTEARAIREVYGAAPPRTISIKSMLGHTMGAASALAAIACSLAIVHRFIPPTINHTATDPECEVDCVPNEAVEADLRIVQNNGLAFGGNNAVVILGKYEEHR; this is translated from the coding sequence ATGACTGCTCCCGCGCGCGACGGTTCCGCCGTCGCGACTCACAGAGTGGTTCTTACCGGGTTTGGCGTCTTCTCCAGCATCGGAGTGGGCGCCGCCGAGTTCGCCGAGGGGCTTCGCTCCGGCCGCAGCGGAGCGAAGCCGATCACCGCCTTCGACACCGAGGGGTTCGCCCACGCCAAAGGCTGCGAAATTGTCGACTTCGAACCGGAGAAGTGGATACGCAATCTGGATGTGGCGGAACTCGGCCGGGCCAGTCAGTTCTCGGCCGCCGCGGCCCGCATGGCCGTCGAGGACGCGAATCTCGACCTCGACGTACTGAGAGAGCAGCGCGGTCTCATCTCGATAGGCACCACCGATGGGGAGTCCTTCGATCTGGACCAGCTCGTGGAAAGCCAGATCGCCCACGGTCCGGAGAAGATGGACTCCACCATCGCGCGCCGCGTGCGGGCCGGCCGCCTCTCCGCGGCCGTCGCCCATGAACTCGGGCTGACGGACGTCGAAGCGGTGACGATCCCGACGGCCTGCGCCGCGGGCAACTACGCGATCGGCTACGGCTTCGACGCCGTACGCACCGGTGAGGTGGACTTCGCCCTCTGTGGCGGCGCCGACGCCATGTGCCGCAAGACCTTCGCCGGCTTCTACCGGCTCGGCACCATCGCTCCCGAGCTGTGCCAGCCGTTCGACGTCGACCGCAAGGGCATCCTCACCGGCGAGGGGGCGGGCGTGCTCGTCCTGGAGAGCCTGGAGTCCGCCCTGGCCCGGGGCGCCCGCATCTACGCGGAGGTCCTCGGCTACGGCCTGAACTGCGACGCCTACCACCAGGTCGCCCCCAACCAGAGCAGCGTCGCCCGCTGCATGGCGCTCGCCCTGGACAACGCGGGCGTCAAGCCCGGCGAGGTCGACCTGGTCTCCGCGCACGGCACCGGAACCAAGGCCAACGACGTCACCGAGGCCCGCGCCATCCGCGAGGTGTACGGCGCCGCCCCGCCGCGGACCATCTCCATCAAGTCGATGCTCGGCCACACCATGGGCGCCGCCAGCGCCCTCGCCGCGATCGCCTGCTCGCTGGCGATCGTGCACCGCTTCATCCCGCCGACCATCAACCACACCGCCACCGACCCCGAATGCGAGGTCGACTGCGTGCCCAACGAGGCGGTCGAGGCGGACCTGCGGATCGTGCAGAACAACGGTCTCGCCTTCGGCGGCAACAACGCGGTCGTCATCCTGGGCAAGTACGAGGAGCACCGATGA
- a CDS encoding acyl carrier protein, translated as MPTLTEERAEKIKEIVCEILELEEDEVTETSLFREDHDADSLRAIEILASLEKEFKVVIDQSELARMVNLKGVNEVVAESAGW; from the coding sequence ATGCCTACCCTTACCGAAGAGCGCGCTGAGAAGATCAAGGAAATCGTCTGCGAGATCCTCGAGCTCGAAGAGGACGAGGTCACCGAGACCAGCCTCTTCCGCGAGGACCACGACGCCGACTCGCTGCGCGCCATCGAGATCCTCGCCTCGCTGGAGAAGGAGTTCAAGGTCGTCATCGACCAGTCCGAGCTCGCCCGCATGGTCAACCTCAAGGGTGTCAACGAGGTCGTCGCCGAGTCAGCCGGCTGGTAA